The DNA window AATAGATTCAATTCTCATTCCTGAGTGTGAAAAAATATCATCTTTTGAATATCTTGTATCAATTAATGGTTTGAAAACTAAAACATTTTGTTGAGCATGTTTATATCTTTTTAATCTTCTAATAAACTCTTCTGTTTTACCAGAAAACATGCACCCTGTTATTAATTCAACTCAACCTCTTTTACTATTTAAATTCATTCTATAATTCATAACATTTAATTTCCCTTCGACTTAATTAAATTAGATAAATCTTCAATTAATTTATCTAATTGTTTTCAGCTATCAAGTTTAGCACCTGAAGCTAATTTATGACCTCCACCATTGTAATTTTTAGCAACTGAATTTATATCAAAGTCTCTACTTCTAATTGAAACTTTTACTTTTTTATTATCTGGTGTTTGATATGCCATTAATCAGATTTTTATTTCTTCAATTCCCGCTAAAACACTTAAAGCACTTTTTATTTCTTCTTCTCCAAGTTTAAGTTTTTTGAAAAATTTTTCTTCAACTTTTATTAAAGCAATTGAATTATTATTTAAAAAACTAGCATTTGCAAAAGCTTCATGATGTCATTTTGCTAATTCAAATTTTTTTAAAAATAAGTCGGAATAGATATCTGTAATTTTAATTCCGGTTTCTGAAAGAATCTTTGCACTTTGAAAAGTATCTCCATTTGTTTTATCAAAAAGAAATCTTCCAGAGTCAGTTATTAATCCATAATATAAAAAAGTTGCAGCTCTTTGAGAAATACTTAATTTACTTTTA is part of the Spiroplasma cantharicola genome and encodes:
- a CDS encoding DHH family phosphoesterase, translated to MKNILIKKIKAYKNIIIAKHVSPDWDTQGSAYGLREIILDNFKNKNVYVVGEKLNLSLREDDEDILSEEIINQSILITVDVANFERVDFIFKDIVKEIFKIDHHLETDDFGHNKLVDSSAIACTQVLTLWAHKSKLSISQRAATFLYYGLITDSGRFLFDKTNGDTFQSAKILSETGIKITDIYSDLFLKKFELAKWHHEAFANASFLNNNSIALIKVEEKFFKKLKLGEEEIKSALSVLAGIEEIKIWLMAYQTPDNKKVKVSIRSRDFDINSVAKNYNGGGHKLASGAKLDSWKQLDKLIEDLSNLIKSKGN